The Malus domestica chromosome 13, GDT2T_hap1 genome includes a window with the following:
- the LOC139190841 gene encoding uncharacterized protein, translated as MASRKAQVVLAANARNKSAITTGGVTSGIITRSKAKALSAASSAPASTPPKAQEHPSGIAMQVMVAGATSIEEQLAQMSETIAKLTRTVEDKDLQIAALVNQLDAKPDEKVRQGDNLVKRENDEDEEPPVENVEETLKPDQAATLMGSLSIQQLQEMIANTIKAQLSKPKRQSNTTSSLPRQSALERLEDSKKFSRNRKTMSKEGKLDMIAEKCDIRSSIPSRMKRQAILEVDTNGPLKVKRCTIIHTGQSSCRPAQEDDTEEEFQDVFHITIQESGEDEIPEEDVAAAPPQLEDGGQSTVDDLKELNLGTKDEQKPIFVSALLSADEVDEYYQLLSEYKDVFAWTYKEMPGLDPVIAVHHLAVKPGTRPIKQTQRRYRSELIPQIEVEIDKLIEAGFIREVQYPKWISNIVIVLKKSGQIRVCVDFRDLNDACPKDDFPLPIIEIMVDATTGHEALSFMDGSSGYNQIRMALEDEELTAFRTPKGIYCYKVMPFGLKNAGATYQRAMQKIFNDMLHKNVECYVDDVVVKTKKRSDHLKDLRVVFKRLRKYNLKMSPLKCAFGVTSGMFLGFIVKHRGIEVDQSKIKAIQNMPEPRNLHELKSLQGRLAFIRRFISNLAGRCQPFSRLMKKDVPFIWDEACHNAFESIKKYLSSPPVLGAPVPGKPLILYIAAQESSVGALLAQENEFQKEGALYYLSRTLTGAELNYSPIEKMCLALVFAIQKLRHYMHAYTIHLVAKADPVKYVMSKPVLTGRLAKWALILNQYEIICVPAKAVKGQALADFLADHPIPADWKISDDLPDEEVFYIDIFPRWTMFFDGSARADGAGAGVVFMSPQRQILPYSFQLSELCSNNVAEYQALIIGLQMAINMEITTLEVYGDSKLIISQLLTEYEVRKDDLVPYFRLATQLLQKFEAVTLEHVPRKENQMADALANLASSMTLGEDEAADVPICQRWVIPLATEMILDDTNVISVLPVDVEEWRQPLIDYLEYGKLPNDLRHRSEIRRRAPRFLYYKETLYRRSFEGVLLRCLGEEEANQAMEEAHSGVCGAHQSGPKLHFQLKRMGYYWPSMVKDCLEHAKRCQACQFHAKIMKFVVAALILMMVSFSFAAVKTSDEHDEHRRDRLQGDGVEEAASLFVQHRAHHTADEKSTSQQRNRTVQLRFRAAANKTGLHVVQ; from the exons ATGGCGTCAAGGAAGGCCCAAGTTGTTCTCGCTGCCAATGCAAGAAACAAGAGCGCCATCACGACAGGGGGCGTCACTTCAGGCATCATAACTCGGAGCAAGGCAAAAGctctttctgccgcctcttccgcccctgcatcaactccgccaaaggcacaagagcacccgag cggcatagctatgcaagtcatggtggctggagcgacttcaattgaggagcagctggctcagatgaGTGAAACAATCGCAAAACTCACAAGGACTGTGGAGGACAAAGACCTGCAAATCGCAGCGCTCGTTAACCAACTAGATGCAAAGCCCGATGAGAAAGTCAGGCAAGGGGATAATCTAGTAAAGAgggaaaacgacgaggatgaggaACCTCCAGTGGAGAACGTCGAAGAGACACTGAAGCCGGACCAAGCGGCGACACTCATGGggtctctctctatccagcagctgcaggaaatgatcgccaacaccatcaaggcgca gttgtcaaaacctaagaggCAAAGCAACACGACTAGCTCTCTTCCTCgtcagtcagctttggaaagacttgaagacagcAAGAAGTTTTCCAGAAATAGGAAGACAATGTCAAAGGAAGGAAAACTCGACATGATAGCAGAAAAATGtgatattcgaagctcaattccttcaaggatgaagcgccaagcaatcttggaggtggacacaaatggaccactgaAAGTAAAAAGgtgcaccatcatccacactggacaatcttcatgccgaCCAGCCCAAGAGGACGACACCGAAGAGGAattccaagatgtcttccacatcacgatccaagaaagCGGAGAAGATGAGATCCCCGAAGAAGATGTCGCTGCTGCGCCACCGcaacttgaggatggggggcaatccacggttgatgatctcaaggagctcaacttaggcacaaaagaTGAGCAGAAACCTATCTTCGTGAGTGCGCTGCTAAGTGCAGACGAGGTAGATGAGTATTACCAACTGttatcagagtacaaagacgtctttgcttggacttacaaggaaatgcccggccttgaccctgtcatcgctgtacatcatcttgcagttaagcctggaacgcgaccgataaagcaaactcaaaggcgctatcgatccgagctaaTTCCACAAATCGAGGTAGAAATTGAtaagctaatcgaagcaggcttcattcgagaggtgcaataccccaagtggatctccaacatcgtcatcgtccttaagaaatctggacaaatacgtgtttgtgtaGACTTCCGGGACCTCAATGACGCTTGCCCGAAAGATGACTTTCCCTTGccgatcatcgaaatcatggtggacgcaaccactggccacgaggcactgtcatttatggacggctcttctggatacaatcaaattcgtatggctctcgaagatgaggaactaacagcattccgcactccaaaaggtatctactgctacaaggtcatgccgtttggtctaaagaacgctggagccacatatcagcgagcaatgcagaaaatcttcaatgacatgctacacaaaaacgtagaatgttatgtagacgacgtggtggtcaaaacaaagaaaagatcagatcacttgaaggatttgcgagtagtgttcaaAAGGCTGCGAAagtacaacctcaagatgagcCCGTTGAAGTGTGCGTTTGGCGTCACCTCTGGAAtgttcctcggcttcattgtcaagcaccgtggcattgaagtggaccaatcaaaaatcaaggccatccaaaacatgcccgagccaagaaacctgcacgagctgaaaagtctacaaggacgactagccttcatcagacgcttcatctccaaccttgcagggcgttgtcaaccgtttagTCGACTCATGAAAAAGGATGTTCCATTCATATGGGACGAAGcgtgccacaatgcttttgaaagcataaaaaaatatttatcaagtccacctgtcctgggggcgcctgtgcccgggaaaccactcatattatacatcgccgctcaggaaagttcagtgggAGCACTCTTGGCCCAGGAAAACGAATTCCAGAAAGAAGGAGCGCTTTACTACCTGAGTCGAACGCTCACCGGCgccgagttgaactactccccaatagagaaaatgtgccttgccttagtgtttgccatccagaagctcagacattacatgcatgcttacaccatccacttggttgctaaagctgacccggttaaatatgtcatgtccaagccagtcttgacagggcgactagctaaatgggcgttgattctcaatcaatacgagatcatttgcgtcccagctaaagccgtcaagggacaagcattagcagacttccttgccgatcatccaatcccagccgattggaaaatctcagacgacttgcctgacgaggaggTATTCTACATTGACATATTTCCGAGATGGACGATGTTTTTCGACGGATccgcacgagcagacggagcgggggcaggagtagtattcatgtcaccgcaaaggcaaatactaccttactcattccaactaagcgaattgtgctccaacaacgtcgctgagtaccaggCACTAATCATCGGGCTtcaaatggcgatcaacatggaaatcacaacccttgaggtatatggcgactctaagctcataattagtcaactcttgactgaatatgaggtgaggaaagatgatctcgttcCGTACTTCCGATTGGCAACTCAGCTGCTACAAAAGTTcgaggccgtaacactagaacacgtgccgagaaaagaaaatcaaatggcagacgctctcgccaacctagcctcgagtATGACACTAGGGGAAGACGAAGCTGCAGATGTGCCaatttgccaaagatgggttaTCCCCCTCGCCACCGAAATGatactagatgatacaaatgtcatctcggtacttccagtcgatgttgaagaatggagacaacCATTGATTGACTACTTGGAGTatggaaaacttccaaatgatctgagacaccgctctgaaatacgtcgacgagcacctcgcttcctctactacaaagaaacactctaccggcgctctttcgaaggagtacttctgagatgcctaggtgaggaagaagccaatcaagccatggaagaagcacactcaggcgtgtgcggggcgcatcaatctggaccaaagctacatttccagctcaagagaatgggttactactggccaagtatggtgaaggattgcctggaacatgccaaaaggtgccaagcctgccaattccacgccaa